The Canis lupus familiaris isolate Mischka breed German Shepherd unplaced genomic scaffold, alternate assembly UU_Cfam_GSD_1.0 chrUn_S1427H1611, whole genome shotgun sequence DNA segment GACGGCGACCGGGGGGACCTGCTTCCGCCTCACCGGCAAGCCCCTCgacccccggggggggggggggcaggagcgACCGGACAACCCCAGACACAGCGGGGGACGCCTGACACGCGGCACGGAGCCTTGCGAGACAGGGGTTGTCACGGCCAACGGCCGGGTGCCCACGGCATGGAGCGCACGGGGGTAAAAGACCCACCGCCACCTGCCCACACCGCCCTCCCTCGGGTGCCGGAGACCGGAGGGCGACACCGCGACCCGGGCCACCTGGAGTCCAGCACGAGAGCCGGCGCGCAGGCCCAGGCGGACGGCTCAGGCTCCAGCGAGCGAGGACAGGGACCGGCTCGGCCGCGCGGTCAAGCCCGGAACCCCACCCGCGCCCAGAGGCCCACATCTCTAAGGCGAGCGACGGACGGACCGGCTGTCTTTTACGTCTGCCTGTCGTCTGTCTGCCTGTCGCCGAAACACAACGTGTCAGCACCTACCTGGCaacaaaaaatgttcatttcGGGCAAGAAAATAACCGCGCCTGCCGGCGGGGACCAACCACAGGTCACCGCGACCTCCCGGGACCGTGACACGGCCAACTGTCCCCAAAACCTGCCCCAcggcgcccccccacccccaccccacggaGCCCCCAGGGCTATCTGGTCGACCCagggaacgggggggggggggaggggaggaggggcgatACGCGGTCGGTGGAGACGCCACGCCGCCACGCCGCCACGCCGCCACGCCGCCACGCCGCCACGCCGCCACGCCGCCAAGCCAGTGATCTCCGAGAGGAGACTTTGAAAAATCATCAAAGTTCTCCGGAGGCAGGCACCGTGCGGAGGCCGTCCCCCGCGGCCCTCAGGACCGCCCCGTGCCTACCGCCGTCCCCAACCCCGGCTCGGGCCAGGGGAGGTGGAGGGCCACGCGCGGCAGAGGCAGCCTCACCGGGAATCGCCACCGGGGCCGGACGCCCGAACGGACGGCCCGCCCACCCCCGCGTGGCACCCGGTCCGACCGCCCGGGACCCACCTCCGCAGCGGGCCTCGGAACAAGGGGAGAAAATCGCGTCCGACGCCCGGGACCCCCACACGTGCCCGCAGCCGGGTCTGTCGCGCCACCCACGGGCTTCCCCTCCAGGCTCAGACCGGTCCCCGTCGCCAGGGCGTGACCACGGGAGACAACCGAGTGACACGGAAGGAAGGCCCGAAGATCGCCCGGAGCCACAGGACGGACGGCGGGACACACCCTGTCCCCCGCCCCCGAGGCGGCCCAGGTCGGTCCGCGCGGGCGGAGGAGGAGCCACCGGCGGGTGCTGGTCGACCCACCCAGGCGGCCCGCACGGCCTCCTCCGGGAGCGAGGCGGAGGCGACAGCGGCGACAGCGGCGACGGCGACACTCCCTCGCAGCTCCGGAGGTCCAATCTCCGGCGAGCGCATCGCGCGCCGAGGCCCCGGCGACAGCCGGACGCTCGCGCCGGAGCCGCCCTCCTCCTGGAACTCGGCCCCGGGAAACCGACACCAAAGCTGTTCCTTGCCTGTCGCCGCCGAGCCTCCGGAGGGGACACGCTCTATAAAAGCGGCCGCCAGGTGGCACCCGACAACCGGCGCGAACGACAGCGGGACAGATCCGGGCGGCGAGGCCGTCAGGGCGCCTCGGATCTCGCCTCTCGGCCCGGGGACGGCGGAGGGCCCCGGGAGCACACGGCCGCGCACCGCGCGAACCCCCGTCCTCCCGGGGCGGGGGAGCCTTGGAAAacccgtccgtccgtccgtccgtccgtccgtccgggCCCGCTGCCGCCCGGAAAGGGGGTCGCGCTCGCCGCGCGGGGCTCCCGGGACGACTCAGGCACGTTTCCGAGGTCAGGGAGGGAACGTAGAGCCGAAACCAGGCGAGGACTCTTAGGACGGCAACGGATGCACCGTTTTTTCTcgtgtccttcctttttttttttttttttttctttttctttaggattttatttatatatttataagacgaaggagggagggagggagggagggagggagggagggaggtcggTCACGAAGGAGGTCTGAACCAAAGGCGCTGGAGAGGAcggtgtgccccccccccccccc contains these protein-coding regions:
- the LOC119878302 gene encoding translation initiation factor IF-2-like, with protein sequence MERTGVKDPPPPAHTALPRVPETGGRHRDPGHLESSTRAGAQAQADGSGSSERGQGPARPRGQARNPTRAQRPTSLSPQGYLVDPGNGGGGEGRRGDTRSVETPRRHAATPPRRHAATPPRRQASDLREETLKNHQSSPEAGTVRRPSPAALRTAPCLPPSPTPARARGGGGPRAAEAASPGIATGAGRPNGRPAHPRVAPGPTARDPPPQRASEQGEKIASDARDPHTCPQPGLSRHPRASPPGSDRSPSPGRDHGRQPSDTEGRPEDRPEPQDGRRDTPCPPPPRRPRSVRAGGGGATGGCWSTHPGGPHGLLRERGGGDSGDSGDGDTPSQLRRSNLRRAHRAPRPRRQPDARAGAALLLELGPGKPTPKLFLACRRRASGGDTLYKSGRQVAPDNRRERQRDRSGRRGRQGASDLASRPGDGGGPREHTAAHRANPRPPGAGEPWKTRPSVRPSVRPGPLPPGKGVALAARGSRDDSASGT